From one Catharus ustulatus isolate bCatUst1 chromosome 1, bCatUst1.pri.v2, whole genome shotgun sequence genomic stretch:
- the CEBPD gene encoding CCAAT/enhancer-binding protein delta — translation MSAAALYSLDSPACYKSWCLEPANFYDAKVGSGGGPGPACKPGARGGCGMSGEEAGGGLGGSGTNLAELSAAAPAMYEDESAIDFSSYIDSMSAVPNLELCNDELFADLFNSNHKPERGGEYGEYLPPGGGAGRDPAKDLGAAMTTLLGSEPRTASSSSSSSSSSSFSSRGALKQEPDWSDSDLSSSLLPSQIATCAQTIMNLSGQPTPPTSPEPPGSSSPSSCSTRSPGPAAVPGPAQGVPPAAAAAGGKERGGKKCVDRFSPEYRQRRERNNIAVRKSRDKAKRRNQEMQQKLLELSAENEKLHKKIEQLTRDLTSLRHFFKQLPSASFLQPGSGTDCR, via the coding sequence ATGAGCGCCGCCGCTCTCTACAGCCTGGACTCCCCGGCATGTTATAAGAGCTGGTGCCTGGAGCCCGCCAACTTCTACGACGCCAAGgtgggcagcggcggcgggccggGTCCCGCCTGCAAGCCGGGGGCCCGCGGCGGCTGCGGGATGAGCGGCgaggaggcggggggcggccTGGGGGGCAGCGGCACCAACCTGGCGGAGCTgagcgccgccgccccggccaTGTACGAGGACGAGAGCGCCATCGACTTTAGCTCCTACATTGACTCCATGTCTGCCGTGCCCAACCTGGAGCTCTGCAACGACGAGCTCTTCGCCGACCTCTTCAACAGCAACCACAAGCCCGAGCGGGGCGGGGAATACGGCGAGTACTTGCCACCGGGCGGCGGCGCCGGCCGCGACCCCGCCAAGGACCTCGGCGCTGCCATGACCACCCTGCTGGGCTCCGAGCCCCGcaccgcctcctcctcctcctcctcctcttcctcctcctccttctcctcccgCGGCGCTCTGAAGCAGGAGCCGGACTGGAGCGACAGCGACCTCTCCTCCTCGCTGCTGCCCTCGCAAATCGCCACCTGCGCGCAGACCATCATGAACCTGAGCGGGCAGCCCACGCCGCCCACGTCCCCCGAGCCGCCGGGCAGCAGCTCGCcgtccagctgcagcacccgctcgccgggccccgccgccgtGCCCGGGCCGGCGCAGGGCGtcccgccggccgccgccgccgccgggggcAAGGAGCGGGGCGGCAAGAAGTGCGTGGACAGGTTTAGCCCCGAGTACCGGCAGCGCCGGGAGCGCAACAACATCGCCGTGCGCAAGAGCCGCGACAAGGCGAAGCGGCGCAACCAGGAGatgcagcagaagctgctggagcTTTCGGCCGAGAACGAGAAGCTGCACAAGAAGATCGAGCAGCTCACCCGGGACTTGACCAGCCTCCGGCACTTCTTCAAGCAGCTGCCCAGCgcctccttcctgcagcccgGCTCGGGCACCGACTGCCGGTAA